One genomic window of Sporocytophaga myxococcoides DSM 11118 includes the following:
- a CDS encoding carbohydrate-binding protein, giving the protein MIKSRIIFSIIFCWLLSSQAGLAQILAFPGAVGFGKNVTGGRGGTVYHVTNLNDAGAGSFRDAVSAPNRIVVFDVSGYIQLKSAVSAKGNITIAGQTAPGEGIALRGGKLSFGKQSNIIIRHLRIRPGNEVASNEDVGLNLVDAHDVIIDHCTIEFAPWNNIGGVSTNSSVTPVNNVTFQNCLIANPTYQQFGAHIESPNANWTWAYNIFANSHNRNPLDKVNDIFINNVLYNCDAGYTTHTSTKFKHDIINNYFVSGPGSGSNFPWYQIDKNQSIYYSGNLKDSNKDGILNGSTTTPYWYQGTGTVLTAAWSAETKNIPTYSAATAFRYTSSVAGTFPYDEMDRLVMSQIRTLGKGTTGTGAGTAGPNSGFYTSQTQTGLGNNGYGTIVTGTKPTDTDGDGMPDFWEKTFGLNQIGNDAMAKGADGYANIEKYINWLGDIKAHVIQGKTLDFDLTKYTAGFEKVSPAYLTSSEVNGTVSVLADGKTARFIPQPGFFGMASFKFTVTGSDGTAFTFTVNVLVEKDNTVQKDCNGTANGTAYLDECGICVGGTTGKEACKLDCNGVNNGTAYLDACGVCVGGNTSLTACSGAMQAEKFCSAAGVLEAKNAGFEEDGYLNLDNAIGSTGTWYVNSEKAQTTKIGIRYANAGTTARSVDVLVNEVKQTTAIGAPTGAWSNWKIENVNVTLVQGVNKFEVSSTTADGAPNIDQFVFSTTTVKDGSCTSDCNGTVGGQAYIDGCGICVGGNTGKVACVKDCNGDVNGSAYLDNCGVCVGGKSTFKACDKFMEGESACTVDGLFESKNEGFLGEGYVNTTNAAGASASYVIDSDKNQIATITFRYSNGGIAPRDGIITLNGVRIDTLFLSTTEDWTSWGIVSVNLNLKLGHNDLIISSVTSDGLANIDRLQFSKGVAEGSCVITSLNDQKEINFINVFPNPFASNIKLQLYGFFEYELMDQLGKLCLKGQASDEVEFGENLSKGMYLLKVSSNGFTKWLKVVKD; this is encoded by the coding sequence ATGATAAAATCACGAATAATTTTCTCAATTATCTTTTGTTGGCTTTTGTCAAGCCAAGCTGGTTTAGCCCAGATACTTGCATTTCCCGGGGCTGTAGGTTTCGGAAAAAATGTAACAGGTGGCAGAGGAGGAACAGTTTATCACGTCACGAATCTGAACGATGCGGGGGCGGGATCCTTTCGGGACGCTGTCAGTGCGCCCAATAGGATAGTAGTGTTTGATGTCAGTGGATACATTCAGTTAAAATCTGCGGTTTCCGCGAAAGGTAATATTACCATTGCCGGACAAACCGCTCCTGGAGAAGGGATAGCTTTGAGAGGAGGAAAATTATCTTTCGGTAAACAATCAAATATTATCATTCGTCATTTGCGTATAAGGCCTGGAAATGAGGTTGCTTCAAATGAAGATGTTGGTTTAAACCTGGTAGATGCACATGATGTGATCATTGACCATTGTACTATTGAGTTTGCTCCCTGGAACAACATCGGTGGAGTAAGTACCAATTCTTCAGTAACTCCGGTAAATAATGTCACATTTCAGAACTGCTTGATTGCTAACCCAACCTATCAACAATTTGGTGCCCATATTGAATCACCAAATGCCAACTGGACCTGGGCTTACAACATTTTTGCAAACTCACACAACAGAAACCCTCTTGATAAGGTCAATGATATTTTTATCAATAATGTATTGTACAACTGCGATGCGGGTTATACGACTCATACAAGCACCAAATTTAAACACGATATTATAAATAATTATTTTGTTTCAGGTCCTGGTTCCGGATCTAATTTTCCCTGGTATCAAATTGACAAAAATCAAAGTATTTATTATTCCGGCAACTTGAAGGATAGTAATAAAGATGGGATACTAAATGGCTCTACTACAACTCCTTATTGGTATCAAGGAACTGGTACTGTGTTGACTGCGGCATGGTCTGCCGAGACTAAAAACATTCCTACTTACTCAGCAGCAACAGCTTTTCGATATACCAGTTCCGTTGCCGGGACTTTTCCATATGATGAGATGGATCGTTTGGTGATGTCTCAGATACGTACCCTCGGTAAAGGAACCACTGGTACGGGAGCAGGTACGGCAGGACCTAATAGTGGCTTTTATACTTCGCAAACTCAAACAGGTCTGGGTAATAATGGTTACGGGACTATTGTTACAGGTACTAAGCCCACAGATACTGACGGTGATGGAATGCCTGATTTCTGGGAAAAGACTTTTGGCTTAAATCAAATTGGTAATGACGCGATGGCAAAAGGTGCTGACGGTTATGCCAATATTGAAAAATATATCAACTGGCTTGGAGATATCAAAGCGCATGTGATACAAGGTAAAACTTTGGATTTTGATTTGACTAAATATACTGCAGGGTTTGAGAAAGTTTCACCTGCTTACTTGACAAGTAGTGAAGTAAACGGCACTGTAAGCGTTTTAGCAGATGGTAAAACAGCCCGCTTTATTCCTCAGCCAGGATTTTTTGGAATGGCTTCTTTCAAATTCACAGTAACTGGCTCTGATGGAACGGCCTTTACCTTCACTGTAAACGTATTGGTGGAAAAAGATAATACCGTTCAAAAAGATTGTAACGGAACTGCCAATGGCACTGCTTACCTGGATGAATGTGGCATATGTGTGGGAGGTACTACAGGTAAAGAAGCATGCAAGTTGGATTGTAACGGAGTGAATAATGGCACAGCTTACCTGGATGCATGCGGTGTATGCGTGGGAGGTAATACCAGTTTGACAGCTTGCTCAGGAGCAATGCAAGCAGAAAAGTTTTGTTCTGCTGCCGGAGTACTTGAAGCAAAGAATGCAGGTTTTGAAGAGGATGGATACCTGAATCTGGATAATGCAATAGGTTCAACAGGTACATGGTATGTCAATTCAGAAAAAGCTCAGACAACAAAGATTGGTATCAGATATGCTAATGCAGGAACCACTGCCCGAAGTGTGGATGTACTGGTAAATGAGGTCAAGCAAACGACTGCTATCGGTGCTCCAACTGGAGCGTGGTCTAACTGGAAAATTGAAAATGTAAATGTAACTCTTGTTCAAGGAGTGAACAAGTTTGAGGTAAGCTCCACAACTGCTGATGGAGCTCCTAACATAGACCAGTTTGTGTTCAGTACAACAACTGTAAAAGATGGTTCTTGTACTTCAGATTGCAATGGCACAGTGGGGGGACAAGCATATATTGACGGTTGCGGTATATGCGTAGGAGGCAATACTGGAAAAGTAGCCTGTGTGAAAGACTGTAATGGTGATGTCAATGGTTCAGCTTATCTCGACAACTGCGGTGTTTGTGTTGGAGGGAAGAGCACATTTAAAGCTTGCGATAAATTTATGGAAGGAGAAAGTGCCTGCACAGTGGATGGTTTATTCGAAAGTAAAAACGAAGGATTTTTAGGTGAAGGATATGTAAATACCACTAACGCTGCCGGAGCTTCCGCGTCTTATGTTATTGACAGCGATAAAAATCAGATAGCAACTATTACATTCCGCTATTCGAATGGGGGCATTGCTCCAAGAGATGGTATCATTACCTTAAACGGGGTCAGAATCGATACTTTGTTTTTGTCAACAACTGAAGACTGGACATCATGGGGGATTGTAAGTGTGAATCTGAATCTGAAACTAGGTCACAATGATTTGATAATTTCTTCTGTTACTTCTGATGGACTGGCAAATATCGACCGTCTGCAATTTTCCAAAGGAGTTGCTGAAGGCTCATGCGTGATTACTTCCTTGAATGACCAGAAAGAAATAAATTTTATAAATGTCTTCCCAAATCCATTTGCTTCAAATATAAAACTCCAACTATACGGCTTTTTTGAATATGAACTAATGGATCAACTAGGGAAATTGTGTTTAAAGGGACAGGCTAGTGATGAAGTAGAGTTTGGCGAAAATTTATCTAAAGGTATGTATCTCCTTAAGGTTTCTTCTAATGGATTTACTAAATGGTTAAAGGTTGTAAAGGATTAA